The Tamandua tetradactyla isolate mTamTet1 chromosome 5, mTamTet1.pri, whole genome shotgun sequence genome window below encodes:
- the PKIB gene encoding cAMP-dependent protein kinase inhibitor beta isoform X2 — MEAPGVVMRTDSPEMTDVETPVTSFASSARAGRRNAVPDIQSPAAPGAASDLPLKLQALCVKEGVEEKKEETAQEQSENPQKEENKDS, encoded by the exons ATGGAAGCTCCAG GTGTTGTTATGAGGACAGATTCACCAGAAATGACTGATGTGGAGACTCCGGTCACCAGCTTTGCGTCTTCAGCCAGAGCCGGCCGCCGGAATGCCGTGCCGGACATCCAGAGCCCAGCTGCCCCGGGTGCAGCCTCAGACTTACCCCTCAAACTGCAGGCCCTCTGCGTGAAGGAAG gtgtagaagagaaaaaggaagaaaccgCACAGGAACAATCTGAAAAcccccaaaaggaagaaaataaagactcaTAA
- the PKIB gene encoding cAMP-dependent protein kinase inhibitor beta isoform X1, with the protein MKKREIEGVVMRTDSPEMTDVETPVTSFASSARAGRRNAVPDIQSPAAPGAASDLPLKLQALCVKEGVEEKKEETAQEQSENPQKEENKDS; encoded by the exons GTGTTGTTATGAGGACAGATTCACCAGAAATGACTGATGTGGAGACTCCGGTCACCAGCTTTGCGTCTTCAGCCAGAGCCGGCCGCCGGAATGCCGTGCCGGACATCCAGAGCCCAGCTGCCCCGGGTGCAGCCTCAGACTTACCCCTCAAACTGCAGGCCCTCTGCGTGAAGGAAG gtgtagaagagaaaaaggaagaaaccgCACAGGAACAATCTGAAAAcccccaaaaggaagaaaataaagactcaTAA
- the PKIB gene encoding cAMP-dependent protein kinase inhibitor beta isoform X3, with the protein MRTDSPEMTDVETPVTSFASSARAGRRNAVPDIQSPAAPGAASDLPLKLQALCVKEGVEEKKEETAQEQSENPQKEENKDS; encoded by the exons ATGAGGACAGATTCACCAGAAATGACTGATGTGGAGACTCCGGTCACCAGCTTTGCGTCTTCAGCCAGAGCCGGCCGCCGGAATGCCGTGCCGGACATCCAGAGCCCAGCTGCCCCGGGTGCAGCCTCAGACTTACCCCTCAAACTGCAGGCCCTCTGCGTGAAGGAAG gtgtagaagagaaaaaggaagaaaccgCACAGGAACAATCTGAAAAcccccaaaaggaagaaaataaagactcaTAA